The DNA segment CTCACTGTTAACTGGTAGGAGAACACGTAAACCCCAGGGAAGGTACAGTTGAACTTGCTGGTGGCAACGTCGTAATGGTTTTCTCCGTTGTAGAAGATCTTGTCGAAGCGGACCGGGAAGCCTGACGGTGGAAAGGACTTGCTGGGGTAGAGGCCTACGCTGAAGGCAGAGCGCACTCTCCCTACAGTTTCACCTGATGTACCTTTCATTCCTCGAAGTCCTCGATCACCTCGTTTCCCTTGAGGACCCCTGTCCCCTTTCATTCCTCTTAGACCTCTCAGACCTTTAAGTCCTGGAGGGCCTCTTTGTCCTGGTTCTCCTTTGGCTCCAGGACTCCCAGGCTCACCGCGCTCTCCGGGTATCCCAGGATTCCCATGCATTCCATGTTGCCCCGAAGGTCCGGGATCTCCCCGCACACCTGGGGGCCCGGTTTCACCTGGCTCTCCTTTCTGTCCCCTGTCTCCCAGTAGGCCACATTCTCCCCTTTCGCCCTTCTCGCCCTTTTCTCCAGTGATGCCAGGGTGTCCCGGTGGTCCATCTTTGCCTGTGTCACCTCTGTCACCTTTTGTTGTATTCTCGCTAGGTTCTCCTTTTTCACCTTTTGCTCCCTTGAATCCGGGCAGGCCCCCAGCCCCTTTCTCACCTTTGGTGCCAGTTTCAcctgttaaaaagaaaaacgaTCAAATGATCAAGGTCTGCAGGACCAGTGGCATTACAGTACGTAAGCCTGAAATATACCTTTCATCCCAGCTTTCCCGGTAATCCCTGGAGAGCCTCCAGATCCACTGCTTCctttctcccctttctctcctaTTCAGAAATGATAGatatgttaaatataaatataaatatatttttccccAGTATTTGAACTGTGCTTCCCACTTCTCACCCTTGTCTCCCTTTAAACCCGGAGTTCCAGTTGGTCCTACAGGTCCTATAGCACCTTTGGATCCTGGGTCCCCTTTTTGACCAGGAGGTCCTACAAAGGGGCAATTTCAAACAGATTAATCAAGCTCTCCTACATGGAAAGTTCTCtgaggcttttttttcattaagAAGAACTGTCCCACATGCAGACATACCTGTGTCTGAAAGCTAGACTCACCTTGAAGCCCCATGTCTCCTTTCAAACCTTGAGGGCCTCGTTCTGGAGGGCAGCACTCACAGAAGTTGAAGTAACATTCGTTATAGTCTAGAGTGTAGTTGTCCTGTGCACCATTAGGTGCCACTGTGGTGTCGGTGTGGTAGTCCGCATAGGCCGGGACAGTGGTACTCTGTGTAATAACGACGGGGATGCGCTCTTTTGGCTTGGTGTAGTCCACAATCCTTGCTGTGACTGTGGGTTTGCCAGCGTATGTAGTAGTCTGGATCAAGTCTCGAGGAGGCTTCTTGGTGTACTGGTACTTTGGCCGCTGAGTCGCCTTGATGGCGTCACAGGTGACTGACGAAAGCAGCACAATTGCTGCTAAGAGGACTGTCCGACTGCTGAACGCACTCATTTTCTATATCTGTGGATAGCATAAAgatgatattatataataagGTAATACTTCATATGTTGTTAGTCGCTCTTTATTATAAACAACTATGTCAGTTGTGTTGTACTCGCTATAAAAGAAGAGTGAACAAGATCAGGTAAAGGTGAGATCGGATCAAGATAGCAATGACATGTGTACAAGTGTACTTTTATTCAGCTAGTTCTTTTACATGTTCAATAACAATCAGTCATCAGCAAAAAAGCGGGAATAATAGTGGACCCAGCATGGAGCCATGAGGTACTCCGCTTATAAATTCTGAAATGCTTGGTCCTAGCTCCCACAACACGCCCAGGTTCTGAACCTAATCAGACTAGGCACATTTAACATGTGAGATTAGACCTTTAAATAAAGCAAATAAGGGGCAAAAGGGGTCTAAAAAAAGATGAAGCAAAGGGGGTCTGAAACTCGAGGACACACTAATCTTCTAATGCCACAAGACTGGGCCATGCGGAACCCTGCCAGAGTGGCCAAGTTTCTTTACCTCTCTTGTGTATGGCGCTTTTGTGACATGGGATACAGCGCCCTCATGAATCAGCCCATCCAGCAGACAGCAAAAAaggcaagaaaaagaaaactagGCTGGCAGCTGGACCAGGGGCAATGGGACTGGTCATTCGATATGGGAAGAATTCCTTCAGTACCTACCCAACCCCAGTGAGTGGATGGGTGCCAAGTGTAGAGGTTTTAGGGTTATAGCAATGCACAAGGGGTCTGAGCgctcaacaacaaaaaaaaaaaaaaacatcagtcaggctacagagagaaaaaaaaaagaaaagagaaaaaaagataaatgatGTATCCAGTTTCAGTCTGAACTGGACTGAGCTCTAGCCTCTAAAGGAAGGTTATATATAGAAAGACTTGTTTTGAACCCTGAgatgttttctttctcttaccCGCTCTACATAACTAGCTCAAGGAATCAGTATCGTTCCAATCTATTTGGTGTCAATCCAAGAAAGCTTTTGCCCAAAAGAGCACTGATAATCTCAATCACTCACCATGGCCTAAACCTGAGCTGGTTCTAGAGGAAGGAGCTTATCTTCTGAAGCGTCCGTTCAGCTAAAAGAAAGGTTACTAACAGCCACCATCAGGGAACACTAATTTAAGAAgggatccaaaaaaaaaaagccagacagACTTAAATGACCACACTGGTTCTGGTGCTGGTATGGTTTTTGACTCCAAAAGCTCcagaaacataaaataaaaaaaaaaaatcaggcaaGAATCTCAGAAAACTGACACCTGATCTGCCTGTGGACTGCAGGAAGGTCTGCAAGGTCTTCTTCGTCCACAGTCTGGAAGAAGCGATATGCTTCAGAAGCAGTACAGATAGAGGGCGGTAATGCTCCACCTCGACCTGCCGGTGACACCCCACCATTCAGAGGCCCTCACCATGGTACTCACTTTACTTCCCTCCATGGACGACGGAGGCGCCTCCGCTTAGCACAGGCGCTCAGCTTTTGCCCCCTGACCACCATGCACCCCTGAatccccccccctccacacacacacacacaaaaacactttaGGATGGAGTCAAGGTGCATGGCAAGAGAGAGGGCCTTTATTACAACCCCGACAACCCCCCAATCAGACGCAGCCAAGCAGACAGGAGTGGATGGTTTTGAGTTATAGAGAGCCTTTGATTGGGGGGTTTAAAATTGCAGCAGAAAGGTGTATAGTAGGATCTGTGAACTCATTATACACtcacagtcaaaagtttggaatcactgttaCAATCAATCTATCtctcatcttaaaaaaaaactgtttgatGAACAGTTTGAAAGACAGTTTGCTGATAAAATTACTATTATTCAGATTAGTATTAATAATCTGGTCAGCTGTATAAGCATAAAAATCctaaattgtatatatatacaaaagtactggatggagctccaccaccatcattccagagaacacagttcttccactgctccaaagctccttaatgctggggggctttatacccctctactagcccacgcctggcattattagccagcatggtgccgatagcttcatgatgttcatctgctccagagagtcctaatctattggcagtaattctttctctacaaagactagacaagctgtgtgtgcatttgcacgtctgtgtcagcaatgggtgcaacttagcaaaaatagctgaatgcattcactattagaaagggtgtccacaaaattTTTGACATAGAGTGTACCTTGGATTTTAGAAGTAAGTATCTCAAagcatatattaatattttaatatacagaTTGTGAAAAGTTTTATTACATGAAAGTATTCaaaatacttaaaaatatattttcagtttaatttataatatttaaaaaaataatatagttAATATAATATCTTTAATTTTATGTTATCATAGAAGAAAATGACACTTGTTCTAAATATAATAAGAAACAAACTACTTATGAAAGTCTATGAGAAGCATGGTGTCCACCACAATACACGCGCCCCCTCCGTCCCCCAGGGGTGGGGTAGCGGGGCTTGTCTGCCATCTGAGCCTGAGGTGTCTTTTAGCCTCTGGTAGAGTAACAGCTCAGGCTGTGCTCGACTGGTAAGCTCTTAATGGAGCTCACTATGACCCTGTGAAGAAAAGGCTGGCTGTGGGAGCATTTGTGTAAAAagcctctttcttttttcccctttcattTTTTGGTCCTCGTTCTTTTCATCGAGTTCTCTAGACTGGGGACGCTGCCTCCCAGGCTTTCTATTATATAACTATTAAATGCAGTTATTTATTAACTGTTAAAAACCTGCGACTTTGTTTGTTATTATGTTATAAAGTGtattataatactataataaactGGAACTGAAGGAAAGGCAGAGTGGTAGCACAGCTTACTGTTGGAGAGTTGctagggtggttgctagggtgttcctatgttgttgctgtggtattggaAGTGATTTCTAAATGGTTACTATGGTAACCACGTATAACACAAAGACACCAGATTGTCCCCAGTGTACTTTTATCATGGTGACATGATAAAGCGGGGTGCACAGACTTTTGCACAGCTATTTCTTGAGCATTCCGCCATTCATTCCTGTATTtcctaaatatttaaatgagttttgtttttgtttttttaaccacttttggacataatgtgaatttcaggatgaatggaccaatagaaatgctccaagtttatttataatgaAACCTTTGAagattgacttccattgaaagctaagaaggttAGGTGAACGTGACATGTGATATACTGCTGCCCTTACTAACAGATGGACCCCCTCAAAAACCCAAAAGGTGCTGGATAATCAAAGCTGGGCTCATGAGTTAGAGTCCTTGCCCAAATAATAGCTGGCCTCAGAGCAGCAGGCAGTGCAGGATAGggataaaaaattattattacgACATCATTAACAGTAACAGTCCACCAGAAAATGAAGAGATTGGGAGAACATGCAGCATGAAGACACTGGAGACCAATTTACCCCGTTTTCATACCATAAACTTGAGACACTGATTACTGAGTTGTGCGAGGTTTGCATGCTACACAGTTCTTGTTGACTATTAAATTGCATGTAAACAAAGCTAGGCtatagtacagcctccacacagtgGGGTTAGTTAGGTCAATGGCTTGCATGATTTTAATTGAAACAAATTAGAAGGTTACACCACCATGGAGATGGGTTTTTAATTCTTACGTCCAAAATTAAAAGTGTTAACCgagcttctcctgcttttgttggagagtaactgtctctactgtccagggaagaaaactttggaggagcattgctgcgaggatcTGAGgatttgcattcagcaacaagagcattagaaaGGAcacgatgttggatgatgatcaccaccacgcCTCATCcaaacctcatccccaactcccaaacgcATCCCAGAAggactgaatggagcaccaccatccatcgttccagagatcacagctcTATGGGCCCActgttatctgctccagagagtcctattccattggcagtacttctctaaagggactagatgAGCATGTTTATGcttgtgcacatgtgtgtcagcaatgggtgcagcttaatgtaattaaaagcattcattagaagaggtgtccataaatatttggacaaaagctAATGCCACAAATGACACAACCTAATCAGATTTGTATGTATTTAGCTTGGAAGGCTGAGAGATGTGTCCTGTTGTCCTGGACTGTCATTCGACTAGACTTCGGTTCTGACCAGTGGAGCAGGAACGGACTGTTTATGACAGTGCTAAAACAAAGCCCCAACTGTTTGCGGTCCTCACAAACCCATTCTGAGAAGCCTAGGCAGGGTTTGGTGTAAGTGGACATTAATCTAGTCTCTGAGTAGACGGCTAAGGATGGAATATGAGCCTCCAGATGTTACAACACAGATAAAGAGCAAGCAAAACTATTTACCAGATGTTGGCGTCTCGTTTCCTGAAGGTCCTGCTGTTTCCACCTGAATCCACCTGATGACCTGATGGAGAAAATGAGCAGAAAAGTTCCAGTCGGCCTTGAGATATATAAAGTCAGGCATGccgagggggggtgggggggtgacacacacacaacccaaccacccacccacccacacacacatacacacacctgaggTGGGAGGACTACATTGGTTCTGGCCCAGTGCTCCACAGTCACCCATACTGAACCTGAACAAAGTGCTGAGTGCCACTGTTACTGAGAGTGACCCAGAAACCTGACCCGAGCCCGCGGTGCACTGTGCACTTCATTCACCCGCTTGCCCTCCTCatggccctctctctctctctctctctctctctctctctctctctcctggctgTTGGCACTTCTACAGGATAAGCATTACTAGCACATGCAGCCCAAGAAGCCTCATGCTTACTACAACTGTCCCAACAGAAGATCGTACAATTAGCCTTAATCTTAAACTACACATCACACCGCCTTTCTTCTGCAGCCTACTGTGACCACGTTGATGCCACCAAAGCACCACTAGAGGGCGCTGTCTGATGTATTTAGACTCTCCAAGCCATTGTTGGACTTACTGCCATCTGTAAGAGGTGACAAATGCAGCCTTCAGGATTGCTACTACAACTACCCAGTGTCAGGAACCTTGTaagctatgtgtccaaatgtttgtggacaccccttttaacaaatgcattcagctactttaagttgtacccattgctgacgcaaatgtgcacacatacacacacacatgcaaatcaGCTGTATTGCAGGGtatagagtggtataaagccccccagcattgagctgtggagctgtgggaGAGCTGTgcgctctctggaatgatggtggtgctccaagCAATacgtctgggatgagttggggagttgggaatgaggtgaggtgaggtggtgatcatcatccaacatcctgaccttgctgaCATGACCTCTTGaactcttattgctgaatgcaatcaaatcctcacagcaatgctccatgctccaaactctagtagaaagccctcttccctgaatagtagagacagttgatTTTGGATGGAAGAATTagtgattgagcaggtgtcccaatacttttgtccaaatggtgCATAGCATTACATGGAGTGTTTTGGTCTGGGTTCTTCTTTCGTGTTAAATTCTAAGATGTCACTCACTAAACAATCCATATGAACAATGCATAATAACCCCATACGCTGGAGTCTGAGCCGCCTTTGTGAGCTGACTGAGCTTTAGCTGTCACGCTCTTATCCCGCTAACAAAAGAACGTCTTAGCTAACAGGTTAAAACAAATACAGCTGAGGAGGAGAGACAATCGCAGCCGTCCATAAAGACAACCGTCACCATGACCACGACAGCCACGGCCGCTTGAGGCCAAGCACATTTCAAAAGACTTTCCTCTGTTGTGGGCCCAGAATCCTCATCTTCAGGCCTCTCCCTCAGCACTGTAAGGCTACCTCCCGCAACACTTGAGCAGGTCAGTATGTTTGCTCACCTGGGATAAAGTCAGGGACCCGCCCTGCTGCCACTGAAACGTGCGTGACACGCTGTACATGACAATGGCTGGTTATCGCTGGCCAGGACAAGTCCTTTACTCATCAAGACTGATCTTATTTAAATGAGCTCTGATTTCATTGCTCTTTATTGATTCTGATAAATCCTGCTCTTATCagaagtttgttttgtgtgCTTTTCAGACCGAGCTTCTAATTTCAGCTTATTATGAAGGTTTCATTAACCCTTCATAAtaaccctttatttttagacttATTTTTGAGCTTCAGTTTTAAGacctattatgaattattcaataactatcctaaattattcagtatttactctgaattattcagtatccactatgattaATTCAGTAATTTTTTAATTGACCCTTTGAACCCATTTTTAGACTTATTTTTGACTATGAATTTCTCTGTATcctctatgaattatccagtaattactataaacttttcagtatccactgatgtattcagtatgcactatgaattattcagtaactatccttaattattcagtatttactcttatgtattcagtatccactatgaattatttagtaaatatgctgaattatttagtatttactctGATATATTTAgtagccactatgaattattccataaGTAtcctaaattattcagtatttactctgaattgtttaatatccactatgaattaataaGTAACTAacctaaattattcagtatttactctgaattgttcaggatccactatgaattattcagttttttgttttttttttgcaattattCAGCATTTGCTCTAAATCATCCAGTATATTCTATGGATAATTCAgtatttacagtgtgttttaaaatatgcacaatgaattatttagtgacTATTATAAACTGTTTAGTATTCAGCATGATTTATCAAGTAggcactatgaattattcagtaattattcttcatatttttcagtttctgctatgaattataaagtaactactataaactacagttattattgttattattattatttactctgaattattcagtattggccataaactattcagtatccacaacGGATTATTCAGAATTCActgtaaatgatttattatccactatgaaatcATTAGTATCTACATTACTTTGCGAGTAACTTAATTACATACTAGATACATGAGTCCATCAATTTAACAGTAAATACATTTACCTTAAAGGTTCAGCCAAAGCAAACAGGTGGTGTGCTGCTTACAGCAGACCTGAGGCCTTAACTTACATTTAATCTGCGGCTAATTTTTAATAAAAGGAATTTAATCAAAATGAATTAAAGAGAAATACGTTTTTACTTGCACTTTTAACCACTTATTAAAGAggaacactccaaggcttattacacactgtttaAAAGGGGTTACATGGCGGAGAGGTACACACAGGCACAACAGCCACTGTGACACTGCCTCACTGTCTTTCTGTTAGCAGCACTGTATAGAAATCTCAGAAGACCTGCTTCAGCTCACTGCTCATcctgaataatgaataaacgCCTGTGTCTCTCTTGAAGACGCTGACCCACGTCTTTCTCACCGTCATTAGATGATCGGACTCGTTAGTTCTGCAGTGAAAAAGGGCCTAGCCTCTCACTCCTGTGCAGAAGCTGGCAGCAGTGTGTTAGATGCAGTGGGTCCTGCTTGCCTGGCACCTCAACCCTGCCCACCGAGGCTATTTTTAAGCAGACGGGCAGACGCAGCAACACTGCCTGCTTCAGGCTTACTGCAATATTGATCCCTCTTAAACACAGTAGCTCCTTCCTTTTTTCCAGcctttctactgaaatcaagggtattaagacatttgccccacccccaccccaccccaccccaaaaaCCCACTCACCCTtttccacagcccagtgctctagCAGGGTTGATTGGCCCCTAGCTGAGGCTTGGCACTAGTGGGCTTAGTGGCCATACAGTGTCCCGTTCTATTAGCACTAggcattgtgttgtactgtgttGTAGCTTTTGGTGTCGaaaggctttctctagtgggcggggtttatgtaaatttgggGGGTGTGAGTATGACGAgtccagactgtgatgtaacagttttgggggtttttaattggcctgttttccaggaTCTGCTGGATGTTCCCTTGAAGCaggacagcagtgtttgaggttcacggctTGTGACGTCAAGCTGTTCGAAATGGAGCAGATATTAGAGTGATCTTCGAGGTGGGGGCTCACGGTCCATTATGGGTTCATTATgctggtgattattcagttaatTTAACACCACAAATAGGAAATTAGTTGAGGAGCTGGAGTTCACTGTGTTCCCCGACCACGCTATTGAACTCCTGTGATGGTCAGTTGGGGAAAAGTCCCAGGTTTGCACCAGCCAGCAGAGAAAGCAGCTTCAGCGTTTTCAGTTCTGCTCCCATCCATCACTGCAGCAGCACTCTGTATTCCACCAGTACTCCGCAAAACCACGCCCCCTGCGCTTTGATTGGATATGTATCCTTCTGTGATTGGCTAGTGGGTGGGTTTATAGTCACAAGCAGCCTGCCTGTTACaattactgttgttgttattatgaaTATAGATATTTCTGgtattgttattactattattgtaattaatactaatataataataattattattatatatcattataggtattatttatttatttgttattggTAGCATTCTGACAGTGTCCAATAGTGGAggaaaataaacattattattattattattattattattattgttgttgttgttgttgttgatgttgttgttgttatgaatattcatatttctattgtattgttattattattattgtaattaatcTGTCTGCCCAATAGTGgaggaaaaaaatacattattagttgtagttgtagaagtagtatgattattattgttgttataataataataataataataataataataataataataattatagcattgttgtcatttattttattattttattattattaatattattattattattgttgttgttgttcaagTCCGCCTAAATTCTACAGCagccaatcccagcgcaggACTCGAGCTACTAGCCAATCGCAGTGCGGAAGGCGAGGCTTGCCTGGAAACGGGtgggttaaaaaaaagcaaacggCAGTTTTGGATGGGCGGTGACGTCACGCCCCGTACTGCAGCATCATGACCGAGTAGGCGCGCGGGGAGGAAGGGCAGAGAGACTCTGCGGCACGGAGGAAAAGTTAGCGCGTGCGGCGCGCGTTCACGGCCGGACTGCGTGAGCAGTGCTCCGTGTCTGCGGAGAGGAGCGAGCCGGCCGCGTGGAGCGGtgcgtgtgggtgtgtgggtgtgtgtgtgggtgtgtgggtgtgtgtgtgggtgggtgtgtgggtttgtgtgtgtagagggGTTCGTCTCGTGGACACTTCACCTGCAGAACGCGCGCACAGACGTACATACAAGTACTGAGTACGCGCGCGCACGCAGCCTCTGCATTTCACCTGCACGGAGCAAAACACacgcgcacgcacgcacgcacactgGCACACGCGCAGGCTCTGCATTCCACCTgcacatgtaaacacacacacgcacacacacacacacagacaaggaGCCTGTACATTACAActacactgatcacacacacacacacacacacacacatacttacacacactcacacacccaaaCCCAGCCTCTGCGTTTCCTCTACACAGacaaatacagacacacatgtttacgcacacgcacacacacacacacacacacacacacacaggtgaaagGAGACGTGGGTGGGTGTGGTGTCCGGCCTAAAGTAGAGGAGCGCTGCCTGACCTGCCATTCTCAAACTAGTCGAGCAGCTTTGGGCTCAGCAGCggagcagcagcaccagcagcctCCCTTCCAGCATCCCGCAGACAGCGCTCTCCGGCCGGCTGCCCGTCTGAAGGACACCCCAGCTTCAGGAGGTGAGTGGTCATTCAACTCTGCATTTATCACCAGTCCTGAGCAGATCTTAAGGCCGtggatggggtggggggtggggggggggggtggggggggttgcTGTCCTACCAGTCTGTTGACACCGAAAACAGACATGTGGGAAGAGATACAGTAGAGCTTCTGCAGGACAGCCAAGACGTACACGGCCCATCGGGAACCAATGGGAGCCAGCCATACCCAACGGTATCCTCAGTGGTGGAGCTTCATTGTGGGGTAGGGTTCATAAGACTACACAGTACCTCCATAAGCCTTTCATGACAACTGACAAGAACCTACAGACACAtttatcacatctacagcagaAGTGCTTCCATAACAACTGGTTCCTTGAGAGatgacatagaagaaccacttttggttccataaggaagCATTTTATGGCTTTTAaaggaaccaaatgtggttcttctgctATGGCATCTATTGGAGTGTAGGGGAAcgcagagttaggagtcttgcccaaggacttaaCCCTAGTCTATCAGTGTAATTACCCACTAGGCTCAACCAACCACTTATAcacaatgtccaaatatttctggacaccccttctaagcgTTCTAATACGttcaataaacatcatgaccctactggctccatgctgcctaatgccaggcgtgggctagtaaaggggtataaagc comes from the Salminus brasiliensis chromosome 23, fSalBra1.hap2, whole genome shotgun sequence genome and includes:
- the otol1b gene encoding otolin 1b — its product is MSAFSSRTVLLAAIVLLSSVTCDAIKATQRPKYQYTKKPPRDLIQTTTYAGKPTVTARIVDYTKPKERIPVVITQSTTVPAYADYHTDTTVAPNGAQDNYTLDYNECYFNFCECCPPERGPQGLKGDMGLQGPPGQKGDPGSKGAIGPVGPTGTPGLKGDKGEKGEKGSSGSGGSPGITGKAGMKGETGTKGEKGAGGLPGFKGAKGEKGEPSENTTKGDRGDTGKDGPPGHPGITGEKGEKGERGECGLLGDRGQKGEPGETGPPGVRGDPGPSGQHGMHGNPGIPGERGEPGSPGAKGEPGQRGPPGLKGLRGLRGMKGDRGPQGKRGDRGLRGMKGTSGETVGRVRSAFSVGLYPSKSFPPSGFPVRFDKIFYNGENHYDVATSKFNCTFPGVYVFSYQLTVRNKPLRAALVVNGVRKLRSRDTLYGQDIDQASSLVLLKLAAGDQVWVETLRDWNGAYSSSEDDSTFSGFLLYPD